One genomic segment of Paenibacillus antri includes these proteins:
- a CDS encoding alpha-galactosidase has product MNVERFEYRFQDCYVLADETTLTVGNALLEQRFDVRDGALRPVSVRNVALGDEWLRQEEACAPLFRLPGMPDSPARRAFLSAEADDDLGTAEAHLRVRLDVAYRDSALLVRTTWRLYPGRPFAQQEVSVKRRSPEDEAASLDGFAIDVPERESRGDPDPTERQDYIYSLPLRELHCRYEAVELRDVTDRTNTLVRLAQGRLFPAGRDSLDGNLLFLEKALTPSGLLVVKEGPTPAGRLGANAPDFAFEGRRLIVQGSGLDAEHLAAPDDDFLAAYGSAIGVYDGTETGRSDVLDAYHRGIRIIRPELDFFLMSNTWGDRSRDGRVSEPFLLAELEAAARLGVTHVQVDDGWQAGTTVNSANAAAEGGGRWSGYHAAGSDFWRPHPERLPNGLTPIASRAAELGIQLGLWFSPDSDDDFRHWEKDADILLSLHRTYGVRHFKIDGVMLRSKRGERNVLRLMRKVVAESGNGVYLNLDTTAQVRLGYFGRTQYGGIFLENRYTDWSNYYPHWTLRNLWMLSKYVPARKLQMEFLNVRRNQDRYGDDPLAPDACGPLYGFAAALFSNPLAWMELSGLEQRDADALSRLVRLVAPYRDRILSGRVLPIGDEPSGAGWTGLQAAAGDSEGCVLVFRERNLEPSRRLKLWGHGNARLRFERVAGIADANALLENGVPYDAAPDEEGRYRFELPAPLTFALYTYRVEP; this is encoded by the coding sequence ATGAACGTGGAACGGTTCGAATATCGATTTCAGGATTGTTATGTTCTAGCGGACGAAACGACGCTAACGGTCGGGAACGCGCTCTTGGAGCAGCGCTTCGACGTTCGGGACGGCGCGCTCCGCCCGGTTTCCGTGCGGAATGTTGCGCTCGGCGACGAGTGGCTGCGGCAGGAAGAAGCGTGCGCTCCATTGTTCCGTCTGCCGGGAATGCCGGACTCGCCCGCGCGCCGGGCGTTCCTCTCGGCCGAAGCGGACGACGATCTCGGCACGGCGGAAGCGCATCTGCGCGTTCGGCTGGACGTCGCGTACCGCGATTCGGCGCTGCTCGTTCGGACGACGTGGCGACTATATCCGGGGAGGCCCTTCGCGCAGCAGGAAGTCTCGGTCAAGCGGCGATCGCCGGAGGACGAAGCCGCATCGCTCGACGGGTTCGCGATCGATGTTCCGGAACGGGAGTCGAGAGGCGACCCCGATCCAACGGAGCGGCAGGATTATATCTATTCGCTGCCTCTCCGGGAGCTGCATTGCCGGTACGAAGCCGTCGAGCTGCGCGATGTGACGGATCGAACGAATACGCTCGTCCGGCTCGCGCAAGGGCGGCTGTTCCCCGCAGGGCGCGACTCCCTCGACGGAAACCTCTTATTTTTGGAAAAGGCGCTTACCCCCTCCGGCCTTCTGGTGGTGAAGGAAGGTCCGACGCCGGCGGGGCGGCTCGGCGCGAACGCGCCCGATTTCGCCTTCGAGGGACGGCGCCTGATCGTGCAGGGCTCCGGATTGGACGCGGAGCATCTCGCCGCGCCCGACGACGACTTCCTGGCCGCGTACGGCTCCGCGATCGGCGTCTACGACGGCACCGAGACGGGCCGCTCGGACGTATTGGACGCCTACCACCGCGGCATTCGAATCATCCGTCCGGAGCTTGATTTCTTCCTCATGAGCAATACTTGGGGAGACCGTTCGAGGGACGGGCGCGTAAGCGAACCGTTTCTGCTCGCCGAGCTCGAAGCCGCCGCCCGGCTCGGCGTCACGCATGTGCAAGTCGACGACGGGTGGCAGGCGGGGACGACCGTCAACTCCGCCAACGCCGCGGCCGAGGGGGGCGGACGGTGGAGCGGCTATCATGCGGCCGGTTCGGATTTCTGGCGGCCGCACCCGGAGCGTCTGCCGAACGGACTTACGCCGATCGCGTCCCGCGCCGCGGAGCTCGGCATCCAGCTAGGCTTGTGGTTTTCGCCGGACTCGGACGATGACTTCCGCCATTGGGAGAAGGATGCCGACATCCTCCTCTCGCTGCACCGGACATACGGCGTCCGCCACTTCAAGATCGACGGCGTCATGCTGCGCTCCAAGCGCGGCGAGCGGAATGTGCTGCGCTTGATGCGCAAGGTCGTCGCCGAATCGGGCAACGGCGTGTACTTGAATTTGGATACGACCGCTCAAGTACGCTTAGGGTATTTCGGTCGGACGCAATACGGCGGCATCTTTTTGGAAAACCGGTACACGGATTGGTCGAACTATTACCCGCATTGGACGCTCAGAAACCTGTGGATGCTGTCGAAATACGTTCCTGCTCGTAAGCTGCAGATGGAGTTCCTGAACGTCCGACGGAATCAGGATCGGTACGGGGACGACCCGCTCGCGCCAGACGCATGCGGACCGCTGTACGGCTTCGCCGCCGCCCTGTTTTCCAATCCGCTCGCTTGGATGGAGCTGTCGGGGCTCGAGCAGCGGGATGCGGATGCGTTATCGCGCCTCGTTCGACTCGTCGCTCCATACCGCGACCGGATCCTCTCGGGGCGCGTGCTTCCGATCGGCGACGAGCCGTCCGGCGCGGGATGGACGGGACTGCAAGCCGCGGCGGGCGACAGCGAAGGCTGCGTTCTCGTCTTCCGGGAGCGAAACCTGGAACCGTCCCGCCGCTTGAAGCTTTGGGGACACGGCAACGCCCGGCTTCGGTTCGAACGCGTGGCGGGCATCGCCGATGCGAACGCGTTGCTAGAGAATGGGGTTCCTTACGATGCCGCGCCGGACGAAGAAGGGCGCTACCGGTTCGAGCTGCCCGCGCCTCTCACCTTCGCGTTGTATACGTACCGAGTCGAGCCGTAA
- a CDS encoding alpha/beta hydrolase, whose translation MERFRASVVRAFGLSPKAALFGFSRGGLYAFNYAAAHPEGVSSLYLDAPVLDIRSWPGGLGEGPGDRSCWEECLAVYGLTMETAAAFDGNPLDSLGPVAEAGIPILLIAGDADEVVPFAENGARLERRYPELGGFVETVLKPGVAHHPHSLEDPAPIAAFVERNE comes from the coding sequence ATGGAGCGGTTCCGGGCGAGCGTCGTTCGCGCGTTCGGCTTGTCCCCGAAGGCGGCGTTGTTCGGCTTCAGCCGAGGCGGCTTGTACGCCTTCAATTACGCCGCGGCTCATCCCGAAGGCGTCTCTTCGCTCTACCTCGACGCGCCGGTGTTAGACATCCGCAGCTGGCCGGGCGGGCTCGGGGAAGGCCCGGGCGACCGCTCGTGCTGGGAGGAGTGCTTGGCCGTCTACGGCCTAACGATGGAGACGGCGGCGGCGTTCGACGGCAATCCGCTCGATTCTCTCGGCCCCGTCGCCGAAGCCGGCATCCCGATCCTATTGATCGCCGGAGACGCCGACGAGGTCGTCCCGTTCGCGGAGAACGGCGCTCGGCTCGAACGCCGGTACCCGGAGCTCGGCGGCTTCGTCGAGACGGTGCTGAAGCCCGGCGTCGCGCATCATCCGCACAGTCTGGAAGACCCGGCGCCGATCGCGGCGTTCGTGGAACGGAACGAATAG